From the genome of Thiobacter sp. AK1:
CGCCCTCCAGGATTTGTGGCAGCTTATAGAGGGTGAGATTGATGCGATGATCGGTGACCCGTCCCTGGGGAAAGTTATAGGTGCGGATGCGCTCGGAGCGATCGCCGCTGCCGATGAGCGATTTGCGGGTGGCGGCCTGCCGAGCCTGCTGCTCTCTTAGCCGCATGTCCTTGATGCGCGCGGCGAGGATGGCCAGGGCTTGGGCCTTGTTGCGGTGTTGGGAGCGATCGTCTTGGCACTCCACGACGATGCCGGTAGGCAAGTGGGTGATGCGCACCGCCGAGTCGGTCTTGTTCACGTGCTGTCCGCCGGCACCGGAGGCGCGGAAGGTATCGATCTTGAGCTCCGCGGGGTTGAGATCCACGTCGCCGATTTCGTCCGCCTCCGGCAGCACGGCCACGGTACAGGCGGAGGTGTGGATGCGCCCCTGGGTTTCGGTCTCCGGCACGCGCTGCACGCGATGGCCGCCGGATTCGAATTTGAGCCTGGAATAGGCGCCGGGGCCGCTCACGCGAGCGATGATTTCCTTGTAGCCGCCCACCTCGCCATCGCTATGGGAGAGGACCTCCACCTTCCAGCCCTGGCGCTCCGCGTAGCGGGCATACATGCGAAACAAGTCGCCGGCGAACAGCGCCGACTCGTCGCCACCCGTTCCCGCGCGGATTTCCAGGAACACGTTGCGCTCGTCGTTGGGGTCGCGGGGCAGGAGGGCTTTTCTGAGTTCCAGTTCCAGTTCCGCGAGCCGCGCTTCGGCTTCTGCTAGCTCGGCTTCGGCGAAGGCCTTCATGTCTGGATCATGGAGCATGTCCCGCGCTGTTGACTGGTCCTGCAGGGTGCGCTCGTAGGCGCGGAATAGCTCCACCACGGGCGCGATTTCGGCGTGCTCCCGCGCGAGCCGGCGATACTGCTCCAGGTCCGAGGTGACGTCCTCGGCGCTCAGCAGTTGGTTCAGTTCCTCCAGCCGGCTGGAGAGCTGGCGCAGGCGGGCGAGCAGGGCGGGTTTCATTCGGAATGCAAGTGGTAGAGGCGGCGCAGCCAGTTTTCAAGCGCCTCCCGCTCTTCCGGGCGGACGTGATGCAAGGCATCGGTGGGACCGTGCAGGAGCTTGTTGGTGAGGGCGCGGGATAGATGCTCCAGCACCATCGCCGGATCGTCGCCGCGCGCCAAGTGCTTGAGCGCCCGCTCCACTTCCTGGCGGCGGAAGCGCTCGCCGTGATCGCGCAGGGCGCGGATGGTGGGCACCAGTTCGCGACTCTTGACCCACTCCATGAAGCTTTGCACGCGGCTTTCGATGATGGCCTCCGCCTGCTCGGCCGCCGCGCGCCGGCTCCCTACGCCCTCCTGCACGATGTGGGCGAGATCGTCCACGGTGTAGAGAAACACGTCCGGCAGCTCGCCCACCTCCGGCTCGATGTCGCGTGGCACGGCTAGATCCACCAAGAACATGGGGCGGTGGCGGCGCTGTTTGATGGCCCGTTCCACCATGCCCTTGCCCAGGATGGGCAGGGGGCTCGCGGTAGAACTCACCACGATGTCGTAGTGATGTAGGGCCTCCGGCAACTCATTGAGGGTGAGGGTGGCGCCGTTGCAGCGCCGGGCGAGCAGTTGGGCGCGTTCCACGCTGCGGTTGGCAATGGTGATCCGGCGCGGATGCCGTGCCCCGAAGTGATCCAGACACAGCTCGATCATCTCACCGGCGCCGATGAACAGCACCGCTTGCTCGGCGATGCTGGGAAAGATGCGCTCCGCCAGTCGGACCGCGGCCGCTGCCATCGAGATGGAGTTCGCGCCGATCTCAGTGGTGGAGCGCACTTCCTTTGCCACTGCGAAAGTGCGCTGGAACAGCTTGTGCAGCAAAGTGCCCAGGGTGCCTGCAGCCTCCGCCGTGCGAACCGCCTGCTTCATCTGGCCCAGGATCTGGGCTTCCCCCAACACCATGGAATCGAGCCCGCTCGCCACTCGGAAAGCGTGTTTCACCGCGCGCTCCTGGGGGAGGGTATAGAGATAGGGATCGAGGCTTGCGCGCGGCAGGTGGTGGAATTCGGAAAGCCAGTCGATCGCCTGTTCTGGCGCCTCGGTGTTGCAATAGATTTCCGTGCGGTTGCAGGTGGAAAGGATGGCCGCCTCTTTCACCGCCCGGCGCGAGGCCAGGTCGTGCAAGGCTGGCTCGAGCCGGTCGGAGGGAAACGCCACCTGCTCGCGGATGGCCAGCGGTGCCGTCTGGTGGTTGATGCCGAAAGCGAAAAGCTGCATGGCGCGCACAAAAACGGCGTGATGCCGCGAAGCAACTAATTTTACCGCTTTTTCATCAAAGCCTTGAGTTGGCTTCCCAGGCGCACCACCTTCTTTTCCAGCTCCACCAGCACAAGCACAGCGAGACCAAAGAGCAGGATTCGGCTCCAGGCCGGGACATCCAAGGGCGCGGTGTGGAACAGGCGCTGCATCACTGGCGCATAGGTGAAAGCGAGTTGGAGCAGCAGCAGCACGCCGACGCTAACTGCTATCCAGCGGTTGCCGGTGAAGGCCTGCCAAGGGGGGACGGGACGCAACAGACGGCGGCAGTTGAGGAGATAGAACGCCTCGCCCACCATGAGCAGGTTCACCGCCGCGGTGCGTGCCACTTCCACGGGGGTGGCGCGGGCCAACTCCCAGAGGAACAATCCCAGGCTGGCGCCCACCAGCAGCACGGACACGAACGCCACCCGCCACAGCATGAAGGTCGAGAGCACGGGTTCACGCGGGTTTCGCGGCGGACGCTGCATAATGTCGGGCTCTGCCGGCTCGAAGGCCAGGGCGAGCGCCAGGGTCACCGAAGTGACCATGTTCACCCACAGGATTTGCACCGGCGTGATGGGCAGCACGTCGAGCCCAAGGAGCACCGCCGCCACCAGCACCCCTGCCTGCCCGCCATTGGTGGGTAGGATGAAGACGATGGCCTTGCGAATGTTGTCGTAGATGGTGCGGCCTTCTTCGACTGCCGACGCGATGGTGGCGAAGTTGTCGTCGGCCAGCA
Proteins encoded in this window:
- the prfA gene encoding peptide chain release factor 1 encodes the protein MKPALLARLRQLSSRLEELNQLLSAEDVTSDLEQYRRLAREHAEIAPVVELFRAYERTLQDQSTARDMLHDPDMKAFAEAELAEAEARLAELELELRKALLPRDPNDERNVFLEIRAGTGGDESALFAGDLFRMYARYAERQGWKVEVLSHSDGEVGGYKEIIARVSGPGAYSRLKFESGGHRVQRVPETETQGRIHTSACTVAVLPEADEIGDVDLNPAELKIDTFRASGAGGQHVNKTDSAVRITHLPTGIVVECQDDRSQHRNKAQALAILAARIKDMRLREQQARQAATRKSLIGSGDRSERIRTYNFPQGRVTDHRINLTLYKLPQILEGDLDDLIQALQSQHQADQLASLGEAA
- the hemA gene encoding glutamyl-tRNA reductase; this encodes MQLFAFGINHQTAPLAIREQVAFPSDRLEPALHDLASRRAVKEAAILSTCNRTEIYCNTEAPEQAIDWLSEFHHLPRASLDPYLYTLPQERAVKHAFRVASGLDSMVLGEAQILGQMKQAVRTAEAAGTLGTLLHKLFQRTFAVAKEVRSTTEIGANSISMAAAAVRLAERIFPSIAEQAVLFIGAGEMIELCLDHFGARHPRRITIANRSVERAQLLARRCNGATLTLNELPEALHHYDIVVSSTASPLPILGKGMVERAIKQRRHRPMFLVDLAVPRDIEPEVGELPDVFLYTVDDLAHIVQEGVGSRRAAAEQAEAIIESRVQSFMEWVKSRELVPTIRALRDHGERFRRQEVERALKHLARGDDPAMVLEHLSRALTNKLLHGPTDALHHVRPEEREALENWLRRLYHLHSE